A single genomic interval of Chitinispirillales bacterium harbors:
- a CDS encoding flagellar hook-basal body complex protein → FTNGQTRNLAVILLAEFINPAGLLRSGNSMWSESNNSGEGILHKAGEGTSSTIKPGAVEMSNVDLASEFTDLITTQRGYQANARIISTTDNLLQELVQLVR, encoded by the coding sequence TTCACAAACGGTCAGACAAGGAACCTTGCGGTTATTCTTTTGGCGGAATTTATAAATCCTGCCGGACTTTTAAGAAGCGGCAATTCAATGTGGTCGGAATCCAACAACTCGGGAGAAGGCATACTTCACAAAGCCGGAGAAGGGACTTCTTCGACGATTAAACCGGGGGCGGTCGAAATGTCGAACGTCGATTTGGCGAGCGAATTTACCGATTTGATAACGACCCAAAGAGGTTACCAAGCGAACGCCCGTATTATTTCTACGACGGACAATCTGCTTCAAGAACTCGTCCAATTAGTGAGATAG
- a CDS encoding flagellar FlbD family protein translates to MIVLQRLRGQEFVMNADLIESIEATPDTQIKLYNGKTYVVKNSVADVVKKAVDYRKSCGATLRVVNRDEQL, encoded by the coding sequence TTGATAGTTTTACAACGGCTTAGAGGTCAGGAGTTTGTGATGAACGCCGATTTGATAGAATCAATCGAAGCGACTCCCGACACGCAGATTAAACTTTATAACGGGAAAACGTACGTCGTTAAAAACAGCGTTGCGGACGTAGTGAAAAAAGCGGTCGATTACCGTAAATCGTGCGGCGCGACGCTGCGAGTAGTAAACAGGGACGAACAGTTATGA
- a CDS encoding motility protein A — translation MNINSILGLVLMWFFVVLGIKFEHLNAFIDIPSIQIVVIGTLAGAFASFPLKTLVSLPGVIVKAFTNDKADIVKTIKMLVEFAEKARKEGILALEGPANKVSDEFLKKGLQLAVDGTEPDLIRDILETDISCIEERHAAGAAVFSYMASLAPSMGMLGTLIGLIMMLGNLSDIASVGPNMAVALITTFYGSLMANCFCTPVANTLEKKSAEESMSKSLMVEGIMSIQAGDNPRIVEQKLAAYLSPVSRTKVIKVR, via the coding sequence ATGAATATAAACAGTATTTTAGGCCTCGTTTTAATGTGGTTTTTTGTCGTATTGGGGATCAAATTTGAACACCTCAACGCGTTTATAGACATTCCTTCTATCCAGATCGTCGTTATCGGAACTTTAGCGGGTGCTTTCGCCTCGTTTCCTCTGAAAACTTTGGTATCGTTGCCCGGCGTTATAGTTAAGGCGTTTACAAACGACAAAGCCGACATTGTCAAAACGATTAAAATGCTTGTGGAATTTGCCGAAAAAGCCCGTAAAGAGGGCATTTTGGCGTTGGAAGGACCGGCGAATAAAGTAAGCGACGAATTTTTGAAAAAAGGTTTGCAGTTAGCCGTGGACGGCACCGAACCGGATTTGATACGCGATATTCTTGAAACCGACATTTCATGTATAGAAGAAAGACACGCGGCGGGCGCCGCCGTCTTTAGTTATATGGCGTCTTTGGCTCCTTCTATGGGAATGTTGGGAACTTTGATAGGACTTATTATGATGCTTGGGAATTTGAGCGATATCGCCAGCGTAGGACCCAATATGGCGGTCGCTCTTATTACGACGTTTTACGGATCGCTGATGGCGAACTGTTTTTGCACTCCGGTAGCGAATACTCTTGAAAAGAAAAGCGCCGAAGAATCTATGTCCAAAAGCCTCATGGTCGAAGGAATCATGTCGATTCAGGCGGGCGACAACCCTCGTATCGTAGAACAAAAACTCGCCGCATACCTTTCTCCCGTAAGCAGAACTAAAGTAATAAAGGTGCGATAG
- a CDS encoding flagellar motor protein MotB, which translates to MAREKKCPPCKQIVPEFMATYGDMVTLILCFFVLLFALMVPDAKKFELAASSFQSAFNGVLTSLPTIAIHQEVFTPRLGGDAQNKHIAADAARKIKEVAAKENMEEAIKVNVTDTGIAIRISDKVSFDVGSDRLKPEFVAILEKMMAIIRETPGREIRVEGHTDNTPINTARFPSNWELSSSRALSVVKYLYQRGEDPKKLSAVGYGEFRPIFPNDTEAHKRENRRIEVYVEYLEKVNK; encoded by the coding sequence ATGGCAAGAGAAAAGAAATGTCCGCCTTGCAAACAGATAGTTCCGGAATTTATGGCTACGTACGGCGATATGGTTACGCTGATTTTATGCTTTTTTGTACTTTTGTTTGCGTTGATGGTACCGGACGCCAAAAAATTTGAATTGGCGGCTTCTTCGTTCCAGTCGGCGTTTAACGGCGTGTTGACGAGTTTGCCGACTATCGCTATTCATCAGGAAGTATTTACCCCGCGGCTTGGCGGAGACGCTCAAAATAAACATATCGCCGCCGACGCCGCAAGAAAAATCAAAGAAGTCGCCGCAAAAGAAAACATGGAGGAAGCGATAAAAGTAAATGTTACCGACACCGGAATAGCGATAAGAATTTCGGACAAAGTAAGTTTTGACGTTGGAAGCGATAGATTAAAACCGGAATTTGTCGCTATCCTGGAAAAAATGATGGCTATAATAAGAGAAACGCCCGGACGTGAAATAAGAGTTGAAGGACATACGGACAACACGCCTATAAATACGGCAAGATTTCCCTCTAACTGGGAATTATCTTCCTCTCGCGCCTTGTCGGTCGTCAAGTATTTATATCAGCGCGGCGAAGACCCCAAGAAATTATCCGCCGTCGGATACGGAGAATTTCGTCCTATCTTTCCAAACGATACCGAAGCACACAAAAGAGAAAACAGACGAATAGAAGTTTATGTAGAATATCTTGAAAAAGTTAATAAGTAA